The Flammeovirga agarivorans genomic sequence AGAGTATTCCGATCAAATGGTCGTTGAACTACTACATCAAAATCAGACGTCAACCTTGTACCGTAAAGGTACTCCAAGTACGTATGCTATTGATTACCCTCATCGATCCCTGAGAGGATTAAAAGATTATATCGCACCTTATTATTTATATAAACAACTAAAAAAAATTGATAGTGAGGACACCATATTACATGCAGATAATATTGACGCTTTTACTGCGATACATTGGTCTCAGAAGAAAACCAAGATAAAATGTGTGACTATACACGATGTTATCCCATTAATTTATCCTCAGAAAAATCAATGGCAACGGAGATATTATAATTATCAGTTAAAAAGTAGCATCCTGCATAGTGACCAAATATTTACCGTTTCTCATTATTCCAAAAATGATCTTATAGCTAAAACAGGTGTAAATGAGAAAAAAGTAAAAGTGATTTACAACGGAATTAATCACGACCAATTAAAACCGGTAAAGAATAAAAAAGAAAATGAACGGTTCACCATAAGGTATATTGGAGGCTTAGGTGCTGTACATAAAAATGCAACAGCTCTAATAGAAGTTGCTAAAATTTTAGAAGAGAAAAATATTGACTTTCTCATGCAAATTGGAAGTGGAAATGCGGCTTTAACACCATTACCTTCATTAGTTGAAAAATATAACTTAAAGAATATTGAGTTTGTTGGTTATGTGAAGGATGAGGACAAAGCTAGCTTCTTAGGACAGGCTGATTGTTTTCTATTTACTTCTTTATACGAAGGGTTTGGATTTCCACCTTTAGAAGCTATGGCTTGTGGTACACCTGTTGTTTCTTCAAATGCCGCATCACTAAATGAGATATTACATGATGCCGCCATGCTTACTTCTGCCTCACCATTAGATTTAGCTAATAATATAATCAGACTAATAGAATCGAAAGATTTACAAAAAGAATTAGTTGAAAAAGGAATAGAAAGAGCATCTCATTTTACTTGGGAAAATTCAGTCAAAACACTTAGAGAGAACTACGATTCTATATTATGAAAACAAATACACCTAAAGACAGATTTTCTTTATCCATCGATCCATCTTGGAGGGTATTAGAAATAGGAGGAGGGCATAATCCTCACCCAAGAGCTAACGTTGTTGTTGATAAATATGATAACACAAATAATGGGCATAGAGCAGGAGATATTGTTGTTCGTAAAGGACAAGAGTTTATTTTAGCAGATGGTGAAAATCTACCATTTGAAGATAACGAGTTCGATTATGTCATTTGCTGTCATGTCATCGAACATGTTGAGAATCCCACGCAATTTGTAAAGGAAATGACGAGAGTTGGAAAAAGAGGCTACCTAGAAATGCCATCTTTAATGGGAGAATACCTAGTGCCAAAAGGATCACATGAATGGGTATTTATGGATATTGATGATACTGTTGTCGGTCTAAAAAAGAATTCCGTTGGACCAATTGGAGAAGATTTAGATTTTGGAGATTTCTTCCTTTACTACCTTCAAAGAGAGTCGATTGCTTTCAAATTATTAATTGAAACTTATCCCAATATCTTAACTGTTCGATACGAATGGGAAGATTCTCTTGCTATAGAAATGAATCCAACCGATGAAAAAGTAAGAGACTATTTCCATGGTGCATGGACCAAAGAACAAATTCTTAATCAGTTCCCAAAAAGGACATTAAAACAAGAACTATCTGTTTTCTTTAATGCATTTATGCATCTCACCAGAGCCATGTTCTCGAAAATAATTACAGGACAACGATTAAGAAAATTAGACAATAGTATAGGGTTGAACACTCAAAAAGTGAAATCATGAAAATCAGTGTCATTGTTCCTACACATAATAGGGAAGAATTGGTCTTATATTTAGCGAAATCACTTGCTGAACAAAATTACCCTAAAGAGGATTATGAGGTTTTCATTGTCTGTGATGGCTGTATTGATAATACTGTAGCTTTATTAGATGAAAATTACGGTCAACTTAATAATTGGACTATTTTATCGATCAATCAATCTGGTCCGGCAAAAGCTAGAAATACAGGTGCTCAATTAGCCAATGGTAAGATATTAGCATTCACTGATGATGATTGTATTGCAGACCCCAATTGGTTAAAAGCTATTTCAGAAGCTTTTGATAGTGATGAAAACCTGATAGGTATCGAAGGGTTAACATTTACGGATAATAAAAATGTGACACCTCTCACACATCAAATTGAAAATTTAAATGGCAATCCAGCATTACCGACTTGTAATGCAGCTTATTTAAAAAGTACGTTTGAAGAGTTACAAGGCTTTGATGAATCTTTCCCTTATGCTCATAATGAAGATGCCGATTTTGCATGGCGACTGAAAGAAAAAGGGAAGGTGATCTTTTTAGACAGCATGAAAATTTATCATCCTCCACGAATGGAAAGTCTATCCAAATTAAAAGGGAGAATGAAAATATTAGAGAGTGAATTTCCTCTTTACTATAAAAACCCATTTCTGTATAAAAAGTATAGAAATACCAATCCCTGGAGAACTATTTATATTGAAGTGTTTCTCTATCACCAATTGATGTTT encodes the following:
- a CDS encoding glycosyltransferase family 4 protein yields the protein MNIKWLSCVEKGCGIGEYSDQMVVELLHQNQTSTLYRKGTPSTYAIDYPHRSLRGLKDYIAPYYLYKQLKKIDSEDTILHADNIDAFTAIHWSQKKTKIKCVTIHDVIPLIYPQKNQWQRRYYNYQLKSSILHSDQIFTVSHYSKNDLIAKTGVNEKKVKVIYNGINHDQLKPVKNKKENERFTIRYIGGLGAVHKNATALIEVAKILEEKNIDFLMQIGSGNAALTPLPSLVEKYNLKNIEFVGYVKDEDKASFLGQADCFLFTSLYEGFGFPPLEAMACGTPVVSSNAASLNEILHDAAMLTSASPLDLANNIIRLIESKDLQKELVEKGIERASHFTWENSVKTLRENYDSIL
- a CDS encoding class I SAM-dependent methyltransferase; the encoded protein is MKTNTPKDRFSLSIDPSWRVLEIGGGHNPHPRANVVVDKYDNTNNGHRAGDIVVRKGQEFILADGENLPFEDNEFDYVICCHVIEHVENPTQFVKEMTRVGKRGYLEMPSLMGEYLVPKGSHEWVFMDIDDTVVGLKKNSVGPIGEDLDFGDFFLYYLQRESIAFKLLIETYPNILTVRYEWEDSLAIEMNPTDEKVRDYFHGAWTKEQILNQFPKRTLKQELSVFFNAFMHLTRAMFSKIITGQRLRKLDNSIGLNTQKVKS
- a CDS encoding glycosyltransferase, with amino-acid sequence MKISVIVPTHNREELVLYLAKSLAEQNYPKEDYEVFIVCDGCIDNTVALLDENYGQLNNWTILSINQSGPAKARNTGAQLANGKILAFTDDDCIADPNWLKAISEAFDSDENLIGIEGLTFTDNKNVTPLTHQIENLNGNPALPTCNAAYLKSTFEELQGFDESFPYAHNEDADFAWRLKEKGKVIFLDSMKIYHPPRMESLSKLKGRMKILESEFPLYYKNPFLYKKYRNTNPWRTIYIEVFLYHQLMFLKHVLGFFRRPKTLSKGLSLVVSWWVNLIVLFPSFLRMDQKYKKQFSS